The Watersipora subatra chromosome 1, tzWatSuba1.1, whole genome shotgun sequence genome has a window encoding:
- the LOC137397335 gene encoding cilia- and flagella-associated protein 161-like has protein sequence MGTRTYNPSVRVGNWNEDIQLEEDTVKDFLEKRERGELLIQKSADFAAIVLKEARLSVVNDASVHIGDTVQLVNPMAKDRTKYFANIDPRDESCLSVNISASKLLEERKIAGTCQISSSVQHILPVARNTFIIESVDGAPLQSQLHFNQAFCIRTTQDGGNLYLSSDTLSIQRQAKKSRHQEVLLVPERSYLCQWHVISLNPQLRMEMEGRPVPANERVIIVHSKTGQALCIEEAHKVKTMLGFEYEVTATTSLDSHKAEKECNHWIFKSGN, from the exons ATGGGAACACGTACATACAATCCGTCCGTGAGAGTTGGAAATTGGAATGAAGATATTCAGTTAGAAGAG GATACTGTCAAAGACTTTTTGGAAAAAAGAGAAAGAGGAGAGCTGCTGATTCAAAAATCGGCAGACTTTGCAGCAATCGTTTTGAAGGAG GCCAGGTTAAGTGTTGTCAATGATGCCAGTGTACATATTGGTGACACTGTTCAGCTCGTTAACCCTATGGCTAAAGATAGGACAAAGTACTTTGCTAATATAGATCCACGCGATGAGTCCTGCCTTTCAGTAAACATTTCGGCATCTAAACTCCTGGAGGAACGAAAGATAGCTGGAACATGCCAAATTTCTTCATCTGTGCAGCACATTTTGCCAGTTGCTAGGAACACGTTTATCATTGAAAG CGTGGATGGAGCACCTCTTCAGAGTCAGCTTCATTTCAATCAAGCATTTTGTATCAGGACCACACAAGATGGCGGAAAT CTGTATTTGAGCAGTGATACACTCAGCATACAGAGGCAGGCAAAGAAATCTAGACATCAAGAGGTGCTGTTAGTACCAGAACGGAGTTACTTGTGCCAGTGGCATGTTATCTCTCTCAATCCTCAGCTCAGGATGGAAATGGAAGGCCGGCCTGTTCCT GCCAATGAGCGAGTAATAATTGTCCACAGTAAAACTGGACAGGCTCTATGCATTGAAGAGGCGCACAAAGTCAA AACGATGCTAGGATTTGAGTATGAAGTAACAGCTACAACATCGCTAGATTCTCATAAAGCAGAGAAGGAGTGCAACCACTGGATCTTCAAATCAGGCAATTGA
- the LOC137396680 gene encoding dnaJ homolog subfamily C member 25 homolog, which yields MHLMFMALVFISYSPPVDALYDGMYCGKENCYDVLGVSKDDSKGDIAKAYRKLARVWHPDMHQGAEAKQKAEKEFQRVATAYEILRDADSRSDYDYMLDNPDEFYYHYYRYYYRRVSPKVDVRIVIAVTISVISACQYYVAWSNYTSAINYLIQVPKHRMRAMDIARKEKLIEIDKKKLRGKSKSEIREEEEAVLKKILQEKMDIRGGYRRPRWTDVLWVRLIIFPYTLAVYIKWYATWVWRFDINKEDYGEEEKLYLIKKYMKCNETQWESVDDEQREEYLRLELWKKEEFDVYKAEQEAEMKAKLAQSSRYKSIRRYIKNNKQQMTFGPE from the exons TGCTGGGAGTCTCTAAAGACGATTCCAAG GGGGATATCGCCAAAGCTTACAGGAAACTAGCACGAGTCTGGCATCCCGATATGCATCAGGGAGCAGAGGCTAAGCAAAAGGCTGAAAAAGAGTTTCAAAGAGTAGCGACTGCGTATGAG ATACTGAGGGATGCTGACTCAAGGAGTGACTACGATTATATGTTGGATAATCCAG ATGAGttctactaccactactaccgCTACTACTACAGGAGGGTATCACCTAAGGTTGATGTGAGAATAGTCATAGCTGTTACCATCAGCGTTATATCTGCGTGTCAGTATTATGTGGCCTGGAGCAACTATACCTCTGCCATCAACTACCTTATCCAAGTGCCCAAGCACCGCATGCGCGCTATGGACATCGCCCGCAAGGAGAAACTCATTGAGATTGATAAAAAGAAGCTGCGTGGCAAAAGCAAG AGTGAAATAAGAGAGGAAGAAGAAGCGGTTCTCAAAAAGATTTTGCAAGAAAAAATGGATATAAG AGGTGGGTACAGGAGGCCTCGCTGGACAGATGTGTTGTGGGTGCGGCTTATAATCTTTCCCTACACTTTGGCTGTTTATATCAAGTGGTATGCCACATGGGTTTGGCGCTTTGATATCAACAAGGAAGACTATGGAGAAGAGGAAAAACTATatcttattaaaaaatatatgaagTGCAACGAAACGCAATGGGAG AGTGTAGATGATGAGCAGAGAGAAGAATATCTCAGACTAGAGCTGTGGAAAAAGGAAGAATTTGAT GTATATAAGGCGGAACAGGAAGCAGAGATGAAGGCTAAACTAGCACAAAGTTCTCGATATAAATCCATCCGCAGATACATTAAGAATAACAAGCAACAAATGACATTCGGTCCAGAATGA
- the LOC137397345 gene encoding cytochrome c-like, giving the protein MDEEPKGNVAKGKKIFVQKCAQCHTVEKDGKHKTGPNLSGLIGRSTGQAVGFNYTSANVTKGITWSAETLQEYLKGPKKYIPGTKMVFEGIKKEKERADLIAYLHHATQK; this is encoded by the exons ATGGATGAGGAGCCTAAAGGGAATGTCGCAAAAGGAAAGAAAATATTTGTACAGAAGTGTGCTCAATGTCACACCGTCGAAAAGGATGGGAAACACAAGACTGGCCCTAACTTGAGTGGACTCATTGGGAGGTCGACAGGTCAGGCAGTTGGATTTAACTATACGAGTGCAAATGTGACGAAAG GCATCACGTGGAGCGCAGAAACATTGCAAGAATATTTAAAAGGCCCAAAAAAGTATATACCTGGAACAAAAATGGTATTCGAGGGaatcaaaaaagaaaaagaacgAGCAGATTTAATCGCTTACTTGCACCATGCGACGCAGAAATAA
- the LOC137400783 gene encoding repulsive guidance molecule B-like gives MGMLEWKGGTSLCLLASLLIQLMLANGEDGSCNAQPCWEVYQEANTYYQADVPGVSNQQARKCTVLRTYRACLDEMDSAVCAGSLDYQGTKRVLRAEFRTNNCTDDGPIYPEGPGPVYVKPTTPCKFKGEPVYTYCALFGDPHLVTFSGEEVTCKLEGAWPLIDNEFLTVQVTNSPLSASTRAATVTQKVTVVVKASGSGSHSGAFCGSREPVFYSAETGSLPSSFSDGMKEYGSYGSIQVKTVTPGEQVEIYLRYIDSTVIIRQINGQYFSVGIRIPDKVLNGTINNPDIHSLRQLCVDSCPITERVNVGEVLTNVSVGTSSQKLSYATAQQMCRDQLVTDFFFDSCVFDLYMTGEPLFANMASSAFEDVRRYASRQPRWSNRTRVQQFTSPAAGGLQPASMTLSSTAAVCSLSSTLVRTLLFVYIMHIISLSVSH, from the exons ATGGGAATGCTGGAATGGAAGGGAGGTACATCATTATGTCTTCTGGCAAGTCTTCTCATTCAGCTCATGCTTGCTAATG GTGAGGACGGTAGTTGCAATGCTCAACCATGTTGGGAAGTTTACCAGGAGGCCAACACGTACTACCAAGCAGATGTGCCAGGGGTTAGCAACCAGCAGGCCCGCAAGTGTACGGTTCTGAGAACCTACAGAGCGTGTCTTGATGAGATGGACAGCGCCGTTTGCGCTGGCTCTCTTGATTATCAGGGCACAAAACGTGTGCTCCGCGCCGAGTTTAGGACGAACAACTGCACAGACGATGGCCCGATCTACCCTGAGGGCCCTGGTCCAGTCTATGTGAAGCCAACAACTCCTTGTAAATTCAAAGGCGAACCTGTCTACACATACTGCGCTCTGTTTGGAGATCCACACCTCGTCACATTCAGTGGTGAGGAGGTCACATGCAAACTCGAGGGAGCCTGGCCACTCATAGACAACGAGTTCTTAACTGTTCAAGTAACCAACTCTCCTCTGTCTGCCAGCACTCGTGCTGCCACCGTCACACAAAAG GTAACCGTCGTGGTGAAAGCCAGTGGCAGTGGGTCTCACAGCGGTGCCTTCTGTGGTTCAAGGGAACCTGTTTTTTACTCAGCTGAGACTGGTTCTCTGCCCTCATCCTTCTCAGATGGAATGAAAGAGTATGGCTCTTATGGCAGCATTCAAGTCAAGACTGTGACTCCAGGCGAGCAG GTAGAGATATATCTGCGATACATAGATTCTACCGTCATAATTCGCCAGATAAATGGGCAATATTTTAGTGTAGGAATACGTATACCTGACAAAGTATTAAACGGTACGATAAATAACCCTGATATACACTCACTGCGTCAGCTGTGCGTCGACAGTTGTCCCATCACTGAGCGTGTCAACGTTGGTGAAGTTCTTACTAATGTTTCAGTCGGCACATCAAGCCAGAAATTATCATATGCCACTGCCCAGCAGATGTGCAGAGATCAGTTAGTTACAGATTTCTTTTTTGACTCGTGTGTCTTTGACCTTTATATGACGGGAGAGCCTCTCTTCGCCAACATGGCGAGTAGCGCTTTCGAGGACGTCAGACGATACGCGTCACGACAGCCGCGCTGGAGTAACCGAACAAGGGTACAGCAGTTTACTTCGCCTGCCGCTGGTGGCCTACAACCAGCAAGCATGACTCTCTCCTCTACTGCTGCTGTTTGTTCCCTTAGTAGTACACTAGTGCGAACGctattatttgtatatattatgcATATCATTTCATTATCGGTGTCACATTAA